One region of Micromonospora ureilytica genomic DNA includes:
- the wecB gene encoding non-hydrolyzing UDP-N-acetylglucosamine 2-epimerase, translated as MPAGIVLHVTGARPNFPKAAPVIRALDRHGVRQRLVHTGQHYDERMSEVFFRQLRLPEPDINLGVGSGSHASQTARVMTGLEELMVAERPALTVVYGDVNSALAAALVASKLDIPVAHVEAGLRSFDRSMPEEINRVVVDHVSDLLFATSPDAVSHLHHEGIAAERIHLVGNPMIDTLLANLDRFDVAGVRTALSLPERYVVATLHRPGNVDDAADVVDLVKAMHAVADQLPVILPLHPRGRQQLENAGLLSHRALRVVEPLGYLEFVSLVRGAVVVVTDSGGVQEETTMLGVPCLTLRPNTERPITITHGTNRLVTRSTLADAVASIVAAGRPARRQTPPLWDGAAGERIAEIIAKLLG; from the coding sequence ATGCCAGCCGGGATCGTTCTGCACGTCACTGGCGCACGCCCCAACTTCCCCAAGGCCGCGCCCGTGATCCGCGCGCTCGACCGGCACGGCGTCCGGCAGCGCCTGGTCCACACCGGACAGCACTACGACGAGCGGATGTCCGAGGTCTTCTTCCGCCAACTGCGTCTGCCCGAGCCGGACATCAACCTCGGCGTGGGGTCGGGCAGCCACGCCAGCCAGACCGCTCGCGTGATGACCGGCCTGGAAGAGTTGATGGTCGCCGAACGCCCGGCGCTCACAGTCGTGTACGGCGACGTCAACTCCGCGCTCGCCGCCGCCCTCGTCGCGTCCAAGCTGGACATTCCGGTCGCCCACGTGGAGGCGGGCCTGCGCAGCTTCGACCGGTCCATGCCCGAGGAGATCAACCGGGTAGTCGTCGACCACGTGTCCGACCTGCTGTTCGCCACCAGCCCCGACGCCGTGTCGCACCTGCACCACGAGGGCATCGCGGCCGAGAGGATCCACCTGGTCGGCAATCCGATGATCGACACGCTGCTGGCCAACCTCGACCGCTTCGACGTCGCGGGTGTCCGCACCGCCCTGTCGCTCCCCGAGCGTTACGTGGTCGCGACGCTGCACCGGCCCGGCAACGTCGACGACGCGGCAGACGTCGTCGATCTGGTGAAGGCCATGCACGCCGTGGCCGACCAACTGCCAGTCATCCTGCCGTTGCACCCACGCGGCCGGCAGCAGCTCGAGAACGCGGGCCTGCTCTCCCACCGCGCGCTCCGGGTCGTCGAGCCGCTGGGCTACCTCGAGTTCGTCAGCCTGGTCCGCGGCGCGGTGGTCGTCGTCACCGACTCCGGCGGCGTGCAGGAGGAGACGACGATGCTCGGCGTGCCCTGCCTGACCCTGCGGCCCAACACCGAGCGCCCGATCACCATCACGCACGGCACCAACCGCCTCGTCACCCGGTCGACGCTCGCCGACGCCGTGGCGAGCATCGTGGCCGCGGGAAGACCCGCCAGGCGTCAGACACCGCCGTTGTGGGACGGCGCGGCCGGCGAACGGATCGCGGAGATCATCGCGAAGCTGCTCGGCTAG
- a CDS encoding NAD(+)/NADH kinase, translated as MGLVLHPTRDVTEVVSIIERWAKRHHKTLFVREEDQHRVSSCIEPIPADEVAARADALISVGGDGTMLGALRSAVLDPKPVLGVHLGHLGFLVEIEPPELPDALSRLLSKEFTIESHACLACDVCGDDVVAFNDIALLRQPGSGFVSVTLAIDGQQYGYYRSDAVVVSTPIGSTAYSYAAGGPLISPAADSVVITPSAPMAGISRSVVLSPDEKIRLELRPDSSPVVVEMDGLVFRDAATEGAVDITYRRNAGLVVRFDPLRYQERNQLKMTLLDLPFLPEQLRELLPEELRRRTQQEIPPPC; from the coding sequence CTGGGACTTGTGCTGCACCCCACCCGGGATGTCACCGAGGTGGTCAGCATCATCGAACGGTGGGCGAAGCGTCACCACAAGACGCTGTTCGTGCGCGAGGAGGACCAGCACCGCGTCTCGTCCTGCATCGAACCGATCCCGGCGGACGAGGTGGCGGCCCGCGCCGACGCCCTGATCAGCGTCGGCGGCGACGGCACCATGTTGGGTGCGCTGCGCTCCGCCGTCCTCGACCCGAAGCCGGTGCTCGGCGTACACCTGGGTCATCTGGGGTTTCTCGTCGAGATCGAGCCGCCGGAGCTGCCCGACGCGCTGAGCCGGTTGCTGTCGAAGGAGTTCACCATCGAGTCGCACGCCTGCCTCGCCTGCGACGTGTGTGGCGACGACGTGGTGGCGTTCAACGACATCGCGCTGCTGCGCCAGCCCGGCTCCGGCTTCGTCAGCGTCACCCTCGCCATCGACGGCCAGCAGTACGGCTACTACCGCAGTGACGCCGTGGTGGTCAGCACCCCGATCGGATCGACTGCCTACAGCTACGCCGCCGGTGGTCCACTGATCTCCCCCGCCGCCGACTCGGTGGTGATCACGCCGTCGGCGCCGATGGCCGGCATCTCCCGGTCCGTGGTGCTCTCACCGGACGAGAAGATCCGGTTGGAGCTCCGACCCGACTCGTCGCCGGTCGTGGTGGAGATGGACGGGCTGGTGTTCCGCGACGCGGCGACGGAGGGGGCGGTGGACATCACGTACCGCCGCAACGCCGGCCTGGTGGTCCGTTTCGACCCGCTGCGCTACCAGGAGCGCAACCAGTTGAAGATGACCCTGCTCGACCTGCCGTTCCTTCCCGAACAGCTCCGCGAGTTGCTCCCCGAGGAACTACGCCGACGCACCCAACAGGAAATCCCCCCACCCTGCTGA
- the pgm gene encoding phosphoglucomutase (alpha-D-glucose-1,6-bisphosphate-dependent): protein MTHPRAGQPAEPADLVDVPRLVTAYYAEHPDPADPAQQVSFGTSGHRGSSLRNAFNSDHILAVTQALCDYRREQGLDGPLFLARDTHALSAPAAVDALEVLAANGVTVLVDSRDGYTPTPALSHAILTHNRGRTSGLADGIVITPSHNPPDDGGFKYNPTNGGPADTDVTRWIQDRANSILAAGLKEVRRITYARARAADTTGEYDFLANYVDDLPAAIDIDAIRDAGIRIGADPLGGASVAYWGEIAERHRLDLTVVNPTVDPTWRFMTLDGDGKIRMDCSSPNAMASLIAARADYQISTGNDADADRHGIVTPDAGLMNPNHYLAVAIRHLFRTRTEWGPAAAVGKTLVSSSMIDRVAADLGRPLLEVPVGFKWFVPGLLDGAVGFGGEESAGASFLRRDGSTWTTDKDGLLLCLLAAEIQATTGRSPSEHWAELAERFGAPAYARIDAPATREQKAVLGKLSPDQVTATELAGEPITATLTTAPGNGAPIGGLKVSTESGWFAARPSGTEDVYKIYAESFQGPDHLKKIQEEAKALVDQALAQS from the coding sequence GTGACCCACCCCCGTGCCGGCCAGCCCGCCGAGCCCGCCGACCTGGTCGACGTGCCGCGCCTGGTGACCGCCTACTACGCCGAACATCCGGATCCCGCGGACCCGGCGCAGCAGGTCTCGTTCGGCACCTCCGGCCACCGCGGCTCCAGCCTGCGCAACGCGTTCAACTCCGACCACATCCTGGCGGTGACCCAGGCGCTCTGCGACTACCGACGCGAGCAGGGGCTGGACGGGCCACTGTTCCTCGCCCGGGACACGCACGCGCTCTCCGCGCCGGCCGCGGTGGACGCCCTGGAGGTGCTCGCCGCCAACGGGGTCACCGTGCTGGTGGACAGCCGGGACGGCTACACCCCGACCCCGGCGCTGTCGCACGCGATCCTCACGCACAACCGGGGTCGCACCAGTGGGCTCGCCGACGGCATCGTCATCACCCCGTCGCACAACCCGCCCGACGACGGCGGTTTCAAGTACAACCCCACAAACGGCGGGCCGGCCGACACCGACGTGACCCGCTGGATCCAGGACCGGGCCAACAGCATCCTCGCCGCCGGGCTCAAGGAGGTCCGCCGGATCACCTACGCGCGGGCGCGGGCCGCCGACACCACCGGGGAGTACGACTTCCTCGCCAACTACGTCGACGACCTGCCAGCGGCGATCGACATCGACGCCATCCGCGACGCGGGGATCCGGATCGGCGCCGACCCGCTGGGCGGGGCGAGCGTGGCGTACTGGGGTGAGATCGCCGAGCGACACCGGCTGGACCTGACAGTGGTCAACCCGACTGTCGACCCGACCTGGCGGTTCATGACCCTGGACGGCGACGGCAAGATCCGGATGGACTGTTCCTCGCCGAACGCCATGGCGTCGCTGATCGCCGCGCGTGCCGACTACCAGATCTCCACGGGCAACGACGCCGACGCCGACCGGCATGGCATCGTCACTCCGGACGCCGGGCTGATGAACCCCAACCACTACCTGGCAGTGGCGATCCGTCACCTGTTCCGCACCCGCACCGAGTGGGGTCCGGCCGCCGCGGTGGGCAAGACCCTGGTCTCCTCGTCGATGATCGACCGGGTCGCGGCCGACCTGGGCCGGCCGTTGTTGGAGGTGCCGGTCGGCTTCAAGTGGTTCGTGCCCGGCCTGCTGGACGGCGCCGTCGGCTTCGGCGGTGAGGAGAGCGCCGGGGCGTCGTTCCTGCGCCGCGACGGCTCGACCTGGACCACCGACAAGGACGGCCTGCTGCTCTGTCTGCTCGCCGCCGAGATCCAGGCCACCACCGGGCGCAGCCCGAGCGAGCACTGGGCGGAGTTGGCCGAGCGCTTCGGCGCGCCCGCGTACGCCCGGATCGACGCCCCGGCCACCCGGGAGCAGAAGGCCGTGCTCGGCAAGCTCTCCCCGGATCAGGTCACCGCCACCGAGCTGGCCGGTGAGCCGATCACCGCGACGCTGACCACCGCCCCCGGCAACGGCGCACCGATCGGTGGCCTCAAGGTCAGCACCGAGTCCGGTTGGTTCGCCGCCCGCCCGTCCGGCACCGAGGACGTCTACAAGATCTACGCCGAGTCGTTCCAGGGCCCCGATCACCTCAAGAAGATCCAGGAGGAGGCCAAAGCCCTGGTAGACCAGGCCCTGGCCCAGTCCTGA
- the glgC gene encoding glucose-1-phosphate adenylyltransferase produces the protein MAAKVLAIVLAGGEGKRLMPLTTDRAKPAVPFGGMYRMVDFVLSNLANAGYLKIVVLTQYKSHSLDRHITKTWRMSTLLGNYVTPVPAQQRRGPWWFAGSADAIYQSFNLINDEQPDYVIVFGADHIYRMDPRQMVEDHIASGAAVTVAGIRQPLSMADQFGVIEVGEDGKRIRAFREKPTDAVGLPDAPDEIYASMGNYVFTTRALCEAVERDAEDKTSKHDMGGSIIPMLVERGEANVYDFRDNEVPGSTDRDRGYWRDVGTLDSFYDAHMDLINVHPVFNMYNFDWPIYTEQPPWPPAKFVHQWGERVGRAVGSMVSPGVVISGSLVENSIVSPKVRVHSWAHVEGSVLMEGVEIGRHAVVRRAILDKNVFVPEGAEIGVDLEKDRQRYTVSDNGIVVIGKGQKVEP, from the coding sequence ATGGCTGCCAAGGTGCTCGCGATCGTCCTGGCGGGTGGGGAGGGCAAGCGCCTGATGCCACTCACCACGGATCGGGCCAAGCCGGCCGTCCCGTTCGGCGGGATGTACCGCATGGTCGACTTCGTCCTCTCCAACCTGGCCAACGCCGGCTATCTCAAGATCGTCGTGCTGACCCAGTACAAGTCCCACTCCCTCGACCGGCACATCACCAAGACCTGGCGGATGTCCACGCTGCTCGGCAACTACGTCACCCCGGTGCCCGCGCAGCAGCGTCGTGGCCCGTGGTGGTTCGCCGGCTCGGCCGACGCCATCTACCAGAGCTTCAACCTCATCAACGACGAGCAGCCCGACTACGTGATCGTCTTCGGCGCCGACCACATCTACCGGATGGACCCGCGGCAGATGGTGGAGGACCACATCGCCTCCGGCGCGGCGGTGACCGTCGCCGGCATCCGCCAGCCGCTGTCGATGGCCGACCAGTTCGGCGTCATCGAGGTCGGCGAGGACGGCAAGCGGATCCGGGCGTTCCGTGAGAAGCCCACCGACGCGGTCGGCCTGCCCGACGCACCGGACGAGATCTACGCCTCGATGGGCAACTACGTCTTCACCACCCGGGCGCTCTGCGAGGCGGTCGAGCGCGACGCGGAAGACAAGACCAGCAAGCACGACATGGGCGGCAGCATCATCCCGATGCTCGTCGAGCGTGGCGAGGCCAACGTCTACGACTTCCGCGACAACGAGGTGCCCGGCAGCACCGACCGCGATCGCGGCTACTGGCGGGACGTGGGAACGCTCGACTCGTTCTACGACGCGCACATGGATCTCATCAACGTGCACCCCGTCTTCAACATGTACAACTTCGACTGGCCGATCTACACGGAGCAGCCGCCGTGGCCGCCGGCGAAGTTCGTCCACCAGTGGGGTGAGCGGGTCGGCCGGGCGGTCGGCTCGATGGTCTCCCCGGGTGTGGTGATCTCCGGCTCGCTGGTGGAGAACTCGATCGTCTCGCCGAAGGTGCGTGTGCACTCCTGGGCGCACGTCGAGGGCTCGGTGTTGATGGAGGGTGTGGAGATCGGCCGACACGCGGTGGTCCGGCGGGCCATCCTGGACAAGAACGTCTTCGTCCCGGAGGGCGCCGAGATCGGCGTCGACCTGGAGAAGGACCGGCAGCGCTACACCGTCTCCGACAACGGCATCGTGGTGATCGGCAAGGGCCAGAAGGTCGAGCCGTGA
- the glgA gene encoding glycogen synthase produces MTDSSPATGSLRVDLLTREYPPEVYGGAGVHVEYLARELRHLTDVRVHCFGLPRTEPGVTAYAEPPGLTGANAALRTMGVDLEMAAGAAGTDVVHSHTWYANLAGHTAKLLHGVPHVVTAHSLEPLRPWKAEQLGGGYALSSWIERTAMEAADAVIAVSGGMRNDVLTAYPQIDPARVRVVYNGIDTIQYTPDQGTDVLDRLGVDPSRPSVVYVGRITRQKGLPYLLRAARELPADTQLVLLAGAPDTAEIAAEVEGLVAELRANRSGVVWVAEMLPKPEVIQVLTHATVFACPSIYEPMGIVNLEAMACETAVVATATGGIPEVVADDETGLLVPIEQVTDGSGTPLEPEKFVADLAAAINTLLADPARTARFGQAGRRRAVEHFSWDAIARQTLEVYRSVGAA; encoded by the coding sequence ATGACCGACTCCTCCCCGGCCACCGGATCCCTGCGCGTCGATCTGCTCACCCGCGAGTACCCACCGGAGGTCTACGGCGGCGCGGGCGTGCACGTCGAGTACCTGGCTCGGGAGTTGCGCCACCTCACCGACGTACGCGTGCACTGCTTCGGTCTGCCGCGCACCGAGCCGGGCGTCACCGCGTACGCCGAACCGCCCGGCCTGACCGGCGCGAACGCCGCGCTGCGCACGATGGGCGTGGACCTGGAGATGGCCGCCGGCGCGGCCGGCACCGACGTGGTGCACAGCCACACCTGGTACGCGAACCTGGCCGGCCACACCGCGAAGCTGCTGCACGGGGTGCCGCACGTGGTGACCGCGCACAGCCTGGAGCCGTTGCGGCCGTGGAAGGCCGAGCAGCTCGGCGGGGGTTACGCGCTCTCCTCCTGGATCGAGCGCACCGCGATGGAGGCCGCCGACGCGGTGATCGCGGTCAGTGGCGGGATGCGCAACGACGTGCTCACCGCGTACCCGCAGATCGACCCCGCCCGGGTCCGGGTGGTCTACAACGGCATCGACACCATCCAGTACACCCCGGATCAGGGCACCGACGTGCTCGACCGGCTCGGTGTCGACCCGTCCCGCCCCAGCGTGGTCTACGTGGGCAGGATCACCCGGCAGAAGGGGCTGCCGTACCTGCTGCGGGCCGCCCGGGAGTTGCCGGCGGACACCCAGCTCGTCCTGCTCGCCGGCGCGCCGGACACCGCCGAGATCGCCGCCGAGGTGGAGGGGCTGGTCGCCGAGCTGCGGGCCAACCGCTCCGGCGTGGTCTGGGTGGCCGAGATGCTGCCCAAGCCCGAGGTGATCCAGGTGCTCACGCACGCCACCGTCTTCGCCTGCCCGTCGATCTACGAGCCGATGGGCATCGTCAACCTGGAGGCGATGGCCTGCGAGACGGCAGTGGTGGCGACGGCGACCGGTGGCATTCCCGAGGTCGTGGCCGACGACGAGACCGGCCTGCTGGTGCCGATCGAGCAGGTCACCGACGGGTCGGGGACACCGTTGGAGCCGGAGAAGTTCGTCGCCGACCTGGCGGCGGCGATCAACACGCTGCTCGCCGACCCGGCGCGTACCGCGCGGTTCGGCCAGGCCGGCCGACGGCGTGCGGTCGAGCACTTCTCCTGGGACGCCATCGCCCGGCAGACACTGGAGGTCTACCGCTCCGTCGGCGCGGCCTGA
- a CDS encoding inositol-3-phosphate synthase, translating to MIERVKVAVVGVGNNTSALVQGLALYRQSGSLVGIRRPMIDGLGVGDIDVVAAFATSAEKIGRDLTEAIFLAPNNFPRLNCDLPKAGVPVTKGLVDASEVQRVAAALVGAEVLLYSAPSGRPETARAYAAAAQAAGVAFINTTADPVARDPQLLASFEAAGLPLLGDDLASQFGTSVLHNALLRLLAERGLTLVSSYQVNLGGTEDFRNLVENPNTKKQSKLNALSAADRVEVAPLGYLPHLASQKVAHLNLEAQGWGETAVSLDVKLKVHDPSGAAGVNIDLIRIAASALRNGRGGHAAEATPLLKSPPGTAI from the coding sequence ATGATCGAACGGGTGAAAGTCGCGGTTGTCGGCGTCGGTAACAACACGTCGGCACTGGTGCAGGGGCTCGCTCTCTACCGCCAGAGCGGCAGCCTGGTCGGAATCCGCCGGCCGATGATCGACGGTCTCGGGGTGGGGGACATCGACGTCGTGGCGGCCTTCGCCACCTCCGCGGAGAAGATCGGTCGGGACCTGACCGAGGCGATCTTCCTGGCGCCCAACAACTTCCCTCGGCTGAACTGCGACCTGCCGAAAGCGGGCGTGCCGGTCACCAAGGGCCTGGTCGACGCGAGCGAGGTGCAGCGGGTGGCAGCGGCGCTGGTCGGGGCGGAGGTGCTGCTCTACTCCGCGCCGAGTGGCCGGCCAGAGACCGCCCGGGCGTACGCCGCGGCAGCGCAGGCGGCGGGTGTCGCCTTCATCAACACGACCGCCGACCCGGTCGCCCGCGATCCGCAGCTGCTGGCCAGCTTCGAGGCGGCCGGTCTGCCGCTGCTCGGCGACGACCTGGCCAGCCAGTTCGGCACCTCGGTGCTGCACAACGCGTTGCTGCGGCTGCTGGCGGAGCGGGGTCTCACACTGGTCAGCTCCTACCAGGTCAATCTGGGCGGCACCGAGGACTTCCGCAACCTGGTCGAGAACCCCAACACCAAGAAGCAGTCGAAGCTCAACGCCCTCTCGGCGGCCGACAGGGTGGAGGTGGCCCCGCTCGGCTACCTGCCGCATCTCGCGTCGCAGAAGGTGGCTCACCTCAACCTGGAGGCGCAGGGTTGGGGCGAGACGGCGGTGAGCCTCGACGTGAAGCTGAAGGTGCACGATCCCAGTGGTGCCGCCGGGGTCAACATCGACCTGATCCGCATCGCGGCCAGCGCGCTACGGAACGGGCGTGGTGGTCATGCCGCCGAGGCGACGCCGTTGCTCAAGTCGCCGCCGGGAACGGCGATCTGA
- a CDS encoding helix-turn-helix domain-containing protein, giving the protein MNELPVGRRVAQWRVRRNMTQQQFADRLGKSKSWVDKVERGVRRLERVSNLREVAETLRIDVEVLLAARPVRPAPVAAGVDGVRTALARYHLPGADRPPLVEELAARLEHAEQSYRHARYPALLALLPGLLDAVRGAQIALPGATDALLVRVYALTALALVKVDQGELAWLAADRGMTVALATDDPQLAGVATVALCQALRSRGRRRSALEAALVAADRIGALRAGDDSPVGSSLRGTLLIQAALAAAGGKDQPRARRALDQATEIAQEFGGDSNRAGGGFGRALVEAARVVAEAALGDVSTATVRHERLVAGEEWRWLPPEHRAAYLLDVARAYALTGDMLRAGRTLLDAERTAHSEVHDRPAVRKLVAVVWRSADAPAGIVQLATTLGVA; this is encoded by the coding sequence GTGAACGAGCTGCCGGTGGGTCGCCGGGTCGCGCAGTGGCGGGTACGGCGGAACATGACGCAGCAGCAGTTTGCCGACCGGCTCGGCAAGTCCAAGAGCTGGGTGGACAAGGTCGAGCGGGGGGTACGTCGGTTGGAGCGGGTGTCCAACCTCCGGGAGGTCGCCGAGACGCTGCGCATCGACGTGGAGGTCCTGCTGGCGGCCCGGCCCGTGCGGCCGGCTCCGGTCGCTGCCGGGGTCGACGGGGTCCGGACGGCGCTGGCCCGATACCACCTACCGGGCGCGGACCGGCCGCCGCTGGTGGAGGAGTTGGCTGCCCGGCTGGAGCATGCCGAGCAGAGTTATCGGCATGCCCGGTACCCGGCGTTGCTGGCACTGTTGCCCGGCCTGCTCGACGCGGTCCGCGGAGCGCAGATAGCTCTCCCCGGCGCGACGGACGCGCTGCTGGTGCGGGTGTATGCGCTCACCGCGTTGGCGCTGGTCAAGGTCGACCAGGGGGAGTTGGCCTGGCTGGCCGCCGACCGTGGAATGACCGTCGCCCTGGCGACCGACGACCCGCAGTTGGCCGGCGTCGCCACGGTGGCACTGTGTCAGGCCCTGCGGTCCCGTGGTCGACGGCGGTCCGCCCTGGAGGCCGCGCTCGTCGCCGCGGACCGCATCGGTGCGTTGCGGGCCGGCGATGACTCTCCGGTCGGTTCATCGCTTCGGGGCACGCTACTGATCCAGGCTGCGCTCGCCGCAGCGGGCGGCAAGGACCAACCCCGCGCCCGCCGAGCGCTCGATCAGGCCACGGAGATCGCTCAGGAGTTCGGTGGCGACAGCAACAGGGCTGGCGGGGGTTTCGGCCGGGCGCTGGTCGAGGCTGCCCGGGTGGTGGCCGAGGCGGCCCTTGGCGACGTCAGCACGGCCACGGTTCGGCACGAGCGGCTGGTGGCCGGCGAGGAATGGCGGTGGCTGCCGCCCGAGCATCGTGCCGCGTACCTCCTCGATGTGGCCCGCGCATACGCCCTGACCGGCGACATGCTTCGGGCTGGCCGGACGCTGCTCGACGCGGAACGCACCGCCCACAGCGAGGTGCATGACCGTCCGGCGGTACGAAAGCTGGTCGCCGTCGTGTGGCGGTCCGCCGACGCCCCCGCCGGCATCGTCCAGCTCGCCACCACCCTCGGCGTCGCCTGA
- a CDS encoding winged helix-turn-helix domain-containing protein, protein MPQAPLYEQIIADVVASVRAGTLQPNDKLPSIAEMGEQYQSSAWPVRYALRILEERGWIVTRQGKGSFVASNPPA, encoded by the coding sequence ATGCCGCAAGCACCGCTGTACGAGCAGATCATTGCTGACGTCGTGGCCTCGGTCCGCGCCGGCACGTTGCAGCCGAACGACAAGTTGCCGTCGATCGCGGAGATGGGCGAGCAGTACCAATCAAGCGCCTGGCCGGTGCGGTACGCCCTGCGGATCCTGGAAGAGCGGGGCTGGATCGTCACCCGGCAGGGCAAGGGGTCGTTCGTGGCATCGAACCCGCCCGCCTGA
- a CDS encoding type II toxin-antitoxin system VapC family toxin — protein MASDRLRAVPPRPPDAVTTLVDTNVLLDILTDDPKWAEWSGTALAEARDAGNLVINPIVYAEVSVRFDRIEELDEALPAGDFLREELPYLAGFLAGKAYARYRRLGGAKRSPLADFYIGAHAAVCRYNLLTRDGTRYRTYFPTLALTTPED, from the coding sequence GTGGCGAGTGACCGGCTCCGCGCAGTGCCGCCGCGTCCGCCCGACGCGGTGACGACCCTGGTCGACACCAACGTGCTGCTGGACATCCTCACCGATGACCCCAAGTGGGCGGAGTGGTCCGGGACCGCCCTCGCCGAGGCCCGCGACGCGGGCAACCTGGTGATCAATCCCATCGTGTACGCCGAGGTGTCGGTCCGTTTCGATCGCATCGAAGAGTTGGACGAGGCGTTGCCGGCGGGGGATTTCCTTCGCGAGGAGCTGCCTTACCTGGCGGGCTTCCTCGCCGGCAAGGCGTACGCGCGATATCGGAGGCTGGGCGGCGCGAAGCGGTCGCCGCTGGCCGACTTCTACATCGGCGCGCATGCGGCCGTGTGCCGGTACAACCTGCTGACCCGTGACGGGACGCGATACCGCACGTACTTCCCGACCCTGGCGCTGACCACGCCAGAAGACTGA
- a CDS encoding AbrB/MazE/SpoVT family DNA-binding domain-containing protein yields MRLNSKGQVTIPAALRARYNLHEGDEVDVVEEGGALRIVRVHGAETRGQRLVGHMRGRGSAKETEHMSTEELMEMLRGE; encoded by the coding sequence ATGCGGTTGAACAGCAAGGGCCAGGTGACGATCCCGGCGGCGCTGCGGGCTCGATACAACCTGCACGAGGGCGACGAGGTCGACGTGGTGGAGGAGGGCGGGGCCCTCCGCATCGTCCGGGTCCACGGTGCCGAAACCCGGGGTCAACGCCTCGTCGGTCACATGCGCGGTCGGGGCAGCGCCAAGGAGACCGAGCACATGTCCACCGAAGAGCTGATGGAGATGCTGCGTGGCGAGTGA